The Styela clava chromosome 3, kaStyClav1.hap1.2, whole genome shotgun sequence genome includes the window CAAAAAGAATACACATATATTGAAATGTATGTGTCGAAGTTTCACCAACTCAGTGGTCGAATTTCGGTGAACCGGATCAAaagacaattttaaaatataggtTTCAATATTGTCTACTAGTGACATAAAAGTACGATTTTAATGTAAGACAAGCCGATGATATATATTTAAGCGCAATAATGGaggctccagaagtatgtgtaacaatatgggtgtaattaattttgttcgcctactttgcgcatcaagttgtgtgaagagaAGGAAggctatgggcaggggtattcacttggctggctaacacaaacagtacttgaactcgtaatagaactaaaataaagaaaatcggagtAAAATCATGGTTTAACTCTGACCTGGTTCACATACCATGGGAGTGCTCAATAATGTATATATGATAATATGAAAACGAAATTAAAACAAGTATAAAAAATTACTCTACTTTTGTGGGCTTTGTAATTGTCTTCGCCAGTTGACTGATAAATGCGGCAGGCCTTCACTAGATTCATAATTGCTCcagccagtggtgggattcaatttttttgtcagtcagtttcatcacaaaagtcatattttcagccggttctgttaccaACATAACATTGGCAGTAACGAGTaaagctaaccggttcgctgatctcataaaattccgtgaggcggttctatagaaccggtgcgaaccggctgaatcccaccactggctcCAGCTGAACCTACCGTCTGGTTATGAAAAAGTTAGTGCTCACCTGGCTTTCTATATATAAGAACTTGCTGTATCTGTCTGGAGTAAATACAGGAGATTCCAATCGAAACAAAACAGATCACAGTTACTGACAGGGTGAAAATGAAAACGAATCGATGCATTTTGATCGTATGCCAAGTGTGTGATGCAACATCGGAGGTCAGTTCGAGGAACCTGTTAAACAATTTTCTCCACGTAGTTCTGCGACCCTCTTTGGTGGATAATTGTGATGGATTTCGGTTCTGTTCCTTGCTAGTACTGACCTTTTGTTGTAATTTGTTTGAATATCTCAAATCTCGTTTACCCCGGCTTAGTGGTCCATCTTTGCTAATGCTATTAGTTGCCGCTTGGCTGACTTTTTTGTAGTATATCTGACTTTGAACGTTCTTCGACAATCGTAGTTTTGTGCTCTTTGGAACGTAGTGCGTTGCTGGTGTTTTCCTGATTTTGAACCCGTTCAAGATGGGTTGTGTGCATCTCGGACCAGTAAAACCATTCTTACATCTTCCACAGTTGCTACCGGCAAAGTTCCCAAAACACTTGCAACCTTGTTCCAAAATGCGAGCATTTATACCATTGTTTCTATGCTTATTCTTGggagatttaaaatatttttggagtTTGGTATTTGAACTAGTAATTTGCATGATTCTACTGAAGTAGCATATACCTCTGCCTTCATGACTTCCGCATCTTGACGACCCAGTCGATGTTGCTAGCATTGGACAAAGTTTATTCCTACTGGAATCGTCATTAGTAGGCTGCCCTTTGCGAAGAAACTGTGGTCGAGCCTCAACGGAATCCCATGTGAAATACAAAATCGCTATATGAAGAAACGAAACGTTCATTTTGGCCTGATGTCGACAATTTGACTGAAGCACTGGCGAGAATGTACTCGGCAAGTAAGCCAGACATCCATTTATAGTTGTCGCTGCAGTCGTTGTTTCCTCGCAGCATGTGATGTCTGTCATATGATTAgacttcaataaaatatttcctgCTTCGCCAACTTAAAGAAATTACTTAATATCCCATTGTGATAACTTGTCCTATTCCGACGATGCTTGTGTTATTGATGCAAACTGGGGTGATGGTGGCGAGAATTGATAAGTTTAATGGCACAAAAATGTAGTTCAGAGACGCATATAACAAGTACTGGAGTACGATAGAATTACTTTAATGAACAACCGAATATGTTACAATTTGAGTAGAATTATTACGTCTTGTCATCGCTTCTAACTTTAAATCTTTGCCCGACAGAACAATCACGATAACTAAAAAAGTAAAGAGGTGGATAACCAATAGGGACTAGGAGTCACATTTCTTAGTTAACGTTTAGATCCGTCAATCCATATCACCTTAAAGATAcgattgaataatatttaagtCGCCTTTACCTGTCACACATACGCAAAGGCATTATCACAGATTGTTTTAAATTGACCAGATTTACTGTCATTCACCAGAAGGAATAAGTCTACATTCGTATGTCATATCGATCGGTTGATGCGATACCATGTTGATATAATAGTTTGAAGTATAGAATGTACATTTACATAATTTTcatcaatatatatgtatataaattaATCTTTAACTGAACGCagaaatagaagagaaaaattcttatgttccatgtgAATTGGATATCTATATCAGACACATATGTAATACACGTAATAATTACACATAAGTATGAAGCAAGTACTATTTCTTCGCAGAAACATAATGGATTTTCCAAACAATAAAATAACCTCTCGACACGAGAGTAAAGTTAACCCTTCGTTGTATGCTGTTCACAGCATAGTAAATTCTTTTTCGTTATCCAGCATTTAAGATCGAGACGATTTGGGATCAAAAAAAGGCGATGGTTTTCAAATATGGAATGAAGACAAACTTCAACTACACCCCTATGTTATCTAATTGTTTTAACTGGTGCTTGATCTtcttcacaaataaaaaaaaaatgtattctggCATTCAATGGATATTGTTCATAAAGGTCTTTGAGCCCTATTTACCCTTCATTGATTTGTGACGAGAGGGTTAACATGACAACATTATTCGAAGGAAGGTAATTTGACGACACCGGTAATTGTTCTCGCGTATTGTTGCCATGCTTACAGAAAACAAGGTTTTGACATATGATATTTACCTTTTCTTTCAGGAgggtatttaaattttattaaaaaatcatttGCAGTTGTGCGTGTTGTAATTACGGCGAACTATTTGTACGAGATGACACATGAAGTATAGATGAGAGTTAATATTGAGAATTATATAGATTGGGCAAGGGGTAGGTGACACGGGCGGTAGATATAATGTAATCCTATGGAGTGTCATTTATATCTTGAACAAATTTCTCAATGTAGTGCATTTATGATTTACGAGATCTAATACTGTTCATATTAATGCAATAAACGGGTGCATCGAGGCTGACCAAATATAGATCACAAAAAACAAGGGAAATTTATTTCAGCTCATCTATGAAAATGAGGGGTCTGGATTTGGCGGTAGTAACATTCAGTAAATTGCTGCAAATAAAATTACTGCTATAAAAGCATTTTAGAGCGACCATATAGATTGAAATCCTGTCGGTTAAGCTAGTTATAAAAATTTTAGGCAAACATTTGAAGTGAAATAAGGAGCGAGAACAATATCAATGCTATAGCTCGCGTAGTTTTATAGTAgttgcaaaatatttcatacaaaGGCCGACTTGGTGTAGTTGACCACTATATCTAATTATCCATAATAAAACATTGGTGGAATGTATTTCCACGAGCGGAATTTTCGTTAAAAAGTAAATATTCACTACTATGGCCGTCGTATATATCTATATGTACTTATGTATTTTTAAACTGTAGCTTACATGACAAGGGAATGTTATTCTTGTCTCTCAAGGACTCGTTCGTGTTGGAGTGGGTGGGTGCGACGCTTGCTACCATTGTTCACGAGCACTTTAAAGATTGAATCCTATTATAAGTCTCGGTATTATTTcacctttttaaatttttattgttacaGTTTGGGGATCGTTCGTCTGGGATGAATAAAAGTATTTGGATAAGTGATTATAGGTTTGGCATAATACGATGACTAGTAATTTTGACATAAAATTGGTGTCGAATTCCAATAGGTATATAAAATGGACCGTAAAATTACTCTTAATTGTATGTCAAATTTAGTAGGGACTGTAACTGCGTTTGGTGTTAGGGTAGCTTAGTAGCGTATTATTGAAGACATGATTAAAATTTACCGTTACGAAAAGTAATTGGCTAGACAACAAAACTCGACTAACATATTCTGATACTTTATTTTGAAACTGATTATTCTAAAAACCAGACTCCAGTAGTTGCAAGCGTTGGGCTAAATTATAACATACCTTGGGGTCGGTTTTATAGGTGTTTGTATAACGAACAGGCAAAGTTTTTAAAACTCAAATACCTGTTTGGCGGATTGACATAGCTATGAATAAATGAGGGGATGTTTCGACGATAATGTTTAATCTTAATGGTAGGCCACGTCAGGCGGTATTCAATACCTGAAATGTGTAGAATTCCATTCAGAACAATTAAACGTATTAAAATATGCGCATTTAAATGGCCTATCCAGTGTGTATGTATGCATAGCCATTTAGGCCAACAAAACATCCAACTAACAATGGTACTGGTAAGTGGTAGCCGAATTCAAAAGTGATAAACCTTTTCAGATTGCACTTCAAAACGATTTCCTTGGCCGCgctaaaaaaattataaacgaTGATTATGTCTTACAAACCATCGTACAGctgtaaataataaatttatcaaaagATAATCTTCCTCTTAAGATTTGTTTgaacattttaatttgaatcatGTTGTGGAGGGTAAAACGCTATTGAAAAGCTTTCAACAAACTTGAGAAAACCACAATTCAAATAGATGTCTTCAGAATGTTGGAGAGGTTGCGTAGagatatatttgaaaacatGCTAGTTTTAGTAATTCACTtaagtatatatacatatatagcaTGTACGAGAAACTGATGGTACTGAATAGTTTTTTAGTTCACAGAAATGTTTTATGATTTCATCTCATAGACGCATGTGAGTTGATTGCTCGAGGAAGAGATCAACTTTCGTATATATATCGAGTGTGGAATGGTCAAAAAGAAATACCCGATGGTTTTTTCCTTGTAAGCTCAAGATTTCTTTacccaaatttgaattttgtttcaaagcTGCTCAGGCTTGTTCATTTGGCAATATGTTTTAATAGTTTGGGTAAACGGTAGGCCATAAAACTTCAGATGACGAATACTTGTTCAAACAGTTACGCCCATTATTTCGTTTACTCAGAAATAATAGTTTAACTTCCGTCTTGTAATTATTGTTTGAAAAGGAAGTATGGAACTAATCAATATAGGGCCCACGATTGTTTTTTGACATAGTCGCAGTCCTCAAATGAGAAATGAATACCTTACTCACCTAAAAACGAGAATCTTAGCTATACCAGGTTTAATCTCTGATATACATCTGTAAGCTTCACTTCGGAAAGTTTTAGTTGCTATGCGCTTCTGAGTGTTTAAAGGTTGTTAAGGAAGATCTATTTATTCTATTGTAGACAAGTATATTGGCTCACCTTCTTTGTTTTCTGTACTTATCCaagttataataataaaaagtgcAGTCTGCAATTTTCCTAAAGATGACTGCCGCTCAAACTGCCCTACCACTTCGTCATTTCTATCCCCAGATAGAAGGATCCGAGCATCTTTCACAAAATTTGGCTTCCAATGAAATATTTACTCCATTCCAACCTGACAGAATCACGGTCAGTCCATCCAGGTAAGTTGTAAACTAAAACTACTTTGTCTTGAACATCGTGGTCAATGCCGCATGCACAATGAGGTTACTTCAGGTCTGTGATAACTCAAGCAGACCTACATGAAAACTATCGAAAATTTCTCGTAATTACCACTAATTGTGCCAAGCGGTAACGGTACATTAAATTGGAATATTGCCCTCGTATATCACGATTTCAGCTAAAAGATATATTTCTTCGCGCAAGAGCAGAGCATTAAAATGGGTAAATCACATGGTAGCGAATCGTTTTCTGCCTCATGGTTCCAGTTCTACGTCATGATCTAacccagggatggcgaaccactgacccgcgggtcacaaagtgacccaccgcatTTTATCcctgacccgccaaggcacgaataaatttaaaaaaatgctaacatatcagtgataaaaatttataaaaccgGCCTTGAATTAATTCAACAATTAATAAACTAtcataatgtaccgtcagttaggctgcgatcgctcatattcaaatgtGGATTCAAATGGACAAATGTTTCAAagtctgcaccgctgtgtaccgttattcatttattggctctgacatcgtttataaaacaacaatgcaattaatctgttcatttctcgcaacgtcttgttTTTTTTCGGAAGTACATCTGTatactgttttaggggttatacgagaactagatgttaccttgcattttattagtttctcgcctacaatgccattgagaaaacaaaatatttcaaacttgaaATGAAAACCTAGGAATCTGAAATACCAAttgggcagtgtaaaagtgtcTTAATGTGGCTGAAagctgatcaaaaaatataacactatcagagtggaattccctccaactCTTTGCAATAATTTGCCACATAatcataaacgtttttggtaattcatattcgttatttcgtactctaatttcatgaaatcgagtgccatataaagtccctgatagaagcgTTGCATAAGTAAAGctcaaaactacaccaacaccaacagaagcttataagatttgtttcagaagtttcatAATTATAgttacaaacattgattaagtaactgtgacccactctcttctgttacgcgataaaaatataatttttgacccctTCATtgaaaggttcgccatccctgacctAACCTAACGTTTTTTCTAGTGGTGTACTAGTTCTGCGTccaaatcaaattttctaataaGCGTTGCAAGATATCTAATCAGTCTTCAACTTGCGcgtaaaaattatttaaatatctAAAGTTTACATTATATTTCCAGCTTTGAACGGTACCGAGCAGGCATTGAAAAGCAGCCGAGATTGCCATGGGGAAGACTTCGTGATTATGGAGGGCTGCAAAAAGTTCAGATTCCAGACGAATTTATAAAACTGAAAACTTATCCACCAGACGTCGTGCAAAAGGTTTGCTGTCGCAATTATTGACCAACTATCGATAGCACGCTGGCTGTTTGCAATCTTTTGAAAGCATACTATCCCGGAAAGATTTTAAGCTAACCAACTTTATCATTCTGCACAGGGGCATCGACATTACGGATCTGGTGCCAGCGATCCGCGTGACCTGGCTGAACAACAgttttatgacatcacacactTACAGAAAAGCCACGTGAGATCGAATGATCAGTTACTGCCCAACACACCCTCCAAGCATATGaagtaaattatattttggttTTACATTGTTAAATTCTTGAAACAGCTTATTTATGTTTTCATTCTATCAGTAGATTgatattttaattgaaaacgCATAGCTAATCAATTGCTAAGCGTGTGTTATCGATCATGATTTGTCAAAACGGaactgtttattttttcatgacCAGCATTACAATGACATAACAAGGACTATGGTATACCTTTATGAGACCATCTCCCACCCTACAGTATATTTTCTaagtataattgtatttcaATGTCCAGAAAATGGCACATATACCAGTGCAGATGGTCGAAGTTACGAACAGTTTAATCGCTAATGGGAAAATATCTGAACCCCCGAAATTTGGAAACAACTTTCTGAGAGGAAAACCCGGGAAGCATACTCGCCCTTTGGATCATGGGCACCTGCAGCCATAAACAGTATATGCTGGCACTTATCATTGATTGTTTTGATCTTCATTTGattgtcaatttttatttacaccATATTACGCCACTGCAAGCCTACAATACAATgaactaaaattatattttagcgAAAATCAGATTGACCTTCCGTTTCCTGCTGAACCACCATATTATTCCCACACATCACGATTTGCTCTCATTCCAAATTTCTCAAGTCCCGACGACCCTGCTGCAGGAGATCCTTCCAGAACTATGTCTCCACTTCATGCAAACGCATCCGCCAATCCGTATCAAGTTATGataattaataaaactaaaGGTAACAATtttaatagtaaataaaaaCTCGAGAAATTTTACTACTAAATTGGACTTGCTCATGAGTGTGATCAGGAAATCAGGAACTCGAAGATAAACTAATAACTGTCAATATATATAGCGATGACGTTTTGATGAAATGGAGCCTAATGGCAAAAAGACAATGTTATTCAGCAATGGGATGCAATTTTGGTTTGAAAATGGTTGTTTTTTTCAATCTTACTACTTCGAATATCTCAGTAAAATTCTGAAATGGTGGGTGAACTTATCTGTTTACTCTGCTTAAGATACTTCTTCTGCTGAATTCAATTAGAAAGATATTTTAGTgaaagtaaaatttactatttcaaGGTTCCCCGTATCGAAGAGAGCTTCAAGAATATCCATTCGAAAGTGATAAGAAGGCTCTGACTTGGAATGGAGAAAGGGATTTCTATCAATTGATGAAATCACCTTCAGGGGGAAAACAACCATACTATCCGAGTCCTCCCAAAGTGGTAacaattttcagtaaaatatttttttaactcGTAATGATTTGGAAAACTATATTTTACTGAAAAACAAATTAGGGATTGTTATACTgggttttgtttaatttttgaattttcgttGGTCATACACAAACATGAGTTTATCAAAATTTACGTAATTGGGTCAATACTGATTCCTGTATGTTGATTTCTTTACTACTTTCTCACTGTTTATTAGGTTCATCCAAATTTACGCCTAAGAGATGAAAATCAACGCATTGAACTAAGAACAGCAAATTCTCTGCGTAATGTTGAGAGAGATCAGTGGAAAACAGTTTATCAATATAATTACACAGGTAAAAGACAAACcataaattgataaaatttacAACGTGTGGCGTCTCATTTTTGTGTAACAAAACGGATTATATAAGATTTCTTGATACTTTTAACTCTTTTTTTGACACCAAACTAAAAATTTTACTACCATGAGtgccaaaaaaatatatatatgcgaaTTTATAATAAAAGAAGTGACAAGTTGCATcgaatttacaatatttattttttgttttgccaAACAGGTTACGGAGAGTCAAACGCAATGCATCTAGATGACTACCATAAGAAAGCGGTCGCTGAAATAACTGAATTCCGTGATGCAAGAAACGACGAATTGGTAATCGGATTAATCAAAATTATTGGTATTAGAAATATTATCCgttgaagaatatatatatatatagtgatcTGTTGAGACTTTTTATAGTATATTCTTTTATTTAGTATATTCTCGAAGAGATGgggataaaattaaaaaaaaaattgcgatcTGTATGACGTCTACAACATGAATAACGATCTTTGGGGgtcttttatttgtt containing:
- the LOC120342411 gene encoding uncharacterized protein LOC120342411, whose product is MNVSFLHIAILYFTWDSVEARPQFLRKGQPTNDDSSRNKLCPMLATSTGSSRCGSHEGRGICYFSRIMQITSSNTKLQKYFKSPKNKHRNNGINARILEQGCKCFGNFAGSNCGRCKNGFTGPRCTQPILNGFKIRKTPATHYVPKSTKLRLSKNVQSQIYYKKVSQAATNSISKDGPLSRGKRDLRYSNKLQQKVSTSKEQNRNPSQLSTKEGRRTTWRKLFNRFLELTSDVASHTWHTIKMHRFVFIFTLSVTVICFVSIGISCIYSRQIQQVLIYRKPDECRKMVFSDDSEQLGERYPLINEEKSYCPKSICIK